TCCATTAATCCAGACCAATATCTTGGATATTCAGTCTTTGGATCCATCAGCCATCTTATATTCAAATTTTTACCTTTATATAAATCGAAACCTGATTGGAGAGGATAACCTATTCTTATATTCTTTGGCGAGTTCTTATTTTCTAAGTCTCCTTCTGATTCGGTAAAAGCACAAAGTAAAGCTTTCTTACCGTCTTTAAATCTAAGTTCATTAAGCATTTTCTGTATATCGTCGAATACTTTGAAAAACGTGCCTGGTAAATTAACGCTTTTACCTTCTAAAAGTTCTTTAATAAGATTAGCATAGGGCATTCTAAAGCCTCCACTTAAACCCCTTTTTTCTGTATTCTTAGCTAATTTGGTGAAATTCTCTTCAGTACCTTCCTCATCACCTACAAGGATTTGCTCGTCATCGTAAAAGTATACCTTAACCTTTGCTCTATTCATGGTATTTTGGATTGTTTTCATAGTCATTCTTTGAGCCTCATCAAAAATAGCTAAGTCATGAGTCTGATTATACCACATATCGCCTATTCCTGCCGGATTAGGTCTACCTGTTGAGTAAAACCTAATGTACTCAGTCAAAACTTTAGTATCTTTTCTCTTTCCCAATATAAACCTCAATGTATTAAGTAGCCTATTATTTTTATATCCTAATACTACATTATAGTTTTTCTTAAGTGCCTCAAAAAATAGAGTTAAAGCCACTAAAGTTTTTCCAGATCCACTTCCTCCTTTAATTAAAAATGTCCTGTCAGTATTAGACTTTAAAGCATCTAAAACGTCTTTTACTATTAATATTTGTTCTTCTGTTAAGCCATAACCCTCAGAGTATAAAGTTTGTGAAAACGAATTAAGTATATCTTTAACATCTAAATTTTGTAATAAAGTTATTAAATCTTCAGTTATTGTAAGTTTACTTGATATAAATTTATTAATATTATCTTTTGACGGTGGTGAAAGAGAATCGATTTCTTTCTTTAACTCCTCTGGTTTTCTGATTATTACACAATTATCGGATGAATATTGATTAGAATTATAGAGGAGTAATATGCCATGAAATTTTATTCTTAATGGATGAAAATAATTTAACTTAGAAACATAATTCTCTAGTTGAAAACACGGATCTTGTCTTATTTTTCCATCTGCTTCAACAGTATAATCGTCAATTTTCTTAATATTATGCCACCCTTTTGCTTCAGCTACAATACCCTTATCATTATTAAGAAAAATAAAATCGGAAACTTCTGTAAATATAGGATATTCTGCTATAACTGGAATTGTAATATTTGACTCAAGCAAAAATTGAAGGGAAGATTTCCAAGAATTTACTCTCTCAATACTAGGAGACTGATAATAAGTATTCTGAAATTCTTTACTGAGCAGATTCACGAGTTGGTCTATTACTATTTGATTTCTCCCATCGAACTCGTCAAAGACTACCGGTAATACCATCAATAAAGTATAATATTTAAGACTTAAAATTTTTTAATCATGCTTTTTCTAGTATATTTCTTGATAATCAATAAAGAACTCTGAAATAAATTTAACAAAAATATTAGATCTATGTTATTAAATTCTTTTTAATTAGATAAGAAAATAAAACAACTAAAAATTAAAAAAAATCATTTATTTCTTATCTATTATAGTTATTTCGTTTAGGCTTATTTCAGCTTCTTTAAGTACTTTTAGCATAGTTTGCTCATCTGGAAATACTAAATTTGTATTACCTATTTTTATCCATACTGGCATATTATGTAAAATAATTATAAGGAAATAGAGAGACAAATGAAAGTTTGACCATTAATATTTTCAATTTTATCTTTATACAAATAATATAACTATCTAATCTAACTTATTCCCAGTTCATTCAGAATTCTTTTCACGAGGTTATCTCTTTCATCAGTACTTCCATCCAAAATTCTTTTAATAGTAGGATTATCTACTATGATCTTAACAAATTCGTCCAGATTTACATTATTGCTGTTAGTAATAATGAATTTTCTCACATCATAACCTCCATCTTTATTAAAACCAATCAGCTTTTTTATATTTTTTATATTTGTATCGCTAAGAGTGCTTTCATTTGTTAATTTAACATCCCCTAAATACTCTATATTATCTTTTTGAAAGAATATGTCAATATTCATGCCTCTTTGCTCAATCTTTCTTCCTCTTGGGTGAACATATTTAATTCCATATATCTTCTGTAGAGCTATAAGTCCTTCTCTAATTTTATTCTCTAATTCTTTTGAAGCTTTATCAATATCGTCAATTAGAAACGCTTTTGCTAGGTTTTTCCTGATGCAGTCTTTTTGATTATATTCGTTTTTGCACTCTTCGAAAGCTCTTTTATAAGAATCTCTAGCTATATCTAGCAATGAACTTAATCTATTAGTCTCTTGAATCTCCTTAATTTGGAGTAGTGTGTCAGCAAAATCCTCACAATAAGCCTTTAGTATTTCTAATTTATCTTCATTACTCAGTTTAAGTTCAACTCGTTTTTCGTCAAGCCTTCTTTTTAAAGCAGAATCTTTTATTTCACTATACACTTCTGGAACTAGAGTAATAACTATCGGTATATCAGTTTCATTAATTATCTTATGAAGTTCGGAAAGTTGAGTATCAATTGCTCTCATTTCATCTAAGAGTAAGCTAACTCCATCTATTTGACTCAAGTCATTAAGGAAATTAACCAGACCATTAATGTCCTCTTCATAAGACATGCAGTATAATTTTTCCGCATATTCATATTTTTCAGTCCATTTCCTTTTGTTGCATAAATGATTTAACCAATTAGGAAATTCTCTAATCTTACTAAAACCCGAATACCCTATTTCAGTTTTATGCTGAGATAAAAAATCAAAAGCAGCACTCCTTATTTTTTCATAAATTGTTGTATTCTCTATAAATTCCCAAGCTGGATTAGACAAGTTAGAACTATTTACTAGATCTAGAAAAATGATG
This genomic window from Acidianus manzaensis contains:
- a CDS encoding DNA/RNA helicase domain-containing protein, coding for MVLPVVFDEFDGRNQIVIDQLVNLLSKEFQNTYYQSPSIERVNSWKSSLQFLLESNITIPVIAEYPIFTEVSDFIFLNNDKGIVAEAKGWHNIKKIDDYTVEADGKIRQDPCFQLENYVSKLNYFHPLRIKFHGILLLYNSNQYSSDNCVIIRKPEELKKEIDSLSPPSKDNINKFISSKLTITEDLITLLQNLDVKDILNSFSQTLYSEGYGLTEEQILIVKDVLDALKSNTDRTFLIKGGSGSGKTLVALTLFFEALKKNYNVVLGYKNNRLLNTLRFILGKRKDTKVLTEYIRFYSTGRPNPAGIGDMWYNQTHDLAIFDEAQRMTMKTIQNTMNRAKVKVYFYDDEQILVGDEEGTEENFTKLAKNTEKRGLSGGFRMPYANLIKELLEGKSVNLPGTFFKVFDDIQKMLNELRFKDGKKALLCAFTESEGDLENKNSPKNIRIGYPLQSGFDLYKGKNLNIRWLMDPKTEYPRYWSGLMDPLSYCASVYGAQGFEADYVGVVWGRDLIWRGRWDINSEPITDNIGGRYFSLKAIAKKDKQKAITLLHNRYYIMLTRGIKSVYIFCEDENTGKYLSSLVK
- a CDS encoding AAA family ATPase, translated to MSCSFPDYTVAKYNERSKISGRLWSETVKIVEEYISTKKNIVVTIIGEPGMGKTTILNTVMQNLKEKHFIIFLDLVNSSNLSNPAWEFIENTTIYEKIRSAAFDFLSQHKTEIGYSGFSKIREFPNWLNHLCNKRKWTEKYEYAEKLYCMSYEEDINGLVNFLNDLSQIDGVSLLLDEMRAIDTQLSELHKIINETDIPIVITLVPEVYSEIKDSALKRRLDEKRVELKLSNEDKLEILKAYCEDFADTLLQIKEIQETNRLSSLLDIARDSYKRAFEECKNEYNQKDCIRKNLAKAFLIDDIDKASKELENKIREGLIALQKIYGIKYVHPRGRKIEQRGMNIDIFFQKDNIEYLGDVKLTNESTLSDTNIKNIKKLIGFNKDGGYDVRKFIITNSNNVNLDEFVKIIVDNPTIKRILDGSTDERDNLVKRILNELGIS